In the Geothermobacter ehrlichii genome, one interval contains:
- a CDS encoding glycoside hydrolase family 65 protein, translating into MIRHETLNPPQHLYPINEWKIIETAYYEPFLAQTETLFAIGNGYVGMRGNYEEGRPCFQNGTFINGFHETWPIVYGEKAYGFAKTGQTMLNVTDAKQIKLYVDDEPFFLPTASLQLYERVLDMRAGTLDREILWETASGKRVLIESRRLVSLQHRHVAAISYQVTVLNAEAPVVISSKISGNQTNQVGEEDPRQARGFSHQVMIPQVHRNRDWRLLLAHRVANSGMTIACGVDHQLITDCQYEAKAERFDEGSKVVFCVDARPGQPIQLFKFITYHSSRSAPCEELCERAERTLDRSMRDGFDSLLKGQRSFLDDFWSRSDVEVEGDPALHHRPPGELQQALRWNLFQILQASARAEGTGIPAKGLTGQTYEGHYFWDTEIYVLPFLTYTAPRVARNLLKFRHSMLDRARQRAREVNQKGALFPWRTINGEEASAYYAAGTAQYHINADIVYALKKYVEASGDISLLYNEGAEILVETARLWYDLGFFNPRLNGQFCIHGVTGPDEYTTVVNNNTYTNLMARLNLLYAAETVTHMRQEAPDYYATLVHRTGLRDEEIADWAEAAAKMYIPYDEETGIHPQDDNFLDREIWDLASTPKDKFPLLLYHHPLVIYRHQVIKQADIVLAMFLLGSEFSPEEKRRNFTYYDPLTTGDSSLSACIQSIVAAEIGDMEKALHYARYAILMDLADVGGNVRDGCHIASMGGTWMVMVYGFAGMRDEQGEITFRPHLPPAIRRLRFHLQVRGQQLTVEMDHEEVIYLLRDGRSLDIRHCSQAVTLIPGQPVRLPIGMEDCLDKERATGGR; encoded by the coding sequence ATGATCCGCCACGAAACCCTCAACCCTCCCCAGCATCTCTACCCGATCAACGAGTGGAAGATCATCGAGACGGCCTATTACGAGCCGTTTCTCGCCCAGACCGAGACCCTGTTCGCCATCGGCAACGGCTATGTCGGCATGCGTGGCAACTATGAAGAGGGGCGTCCTTGCTTCCAGAACGGCACCTTCATCAACGGCTTCCACGAGACCTGGCCGATCGTCTACGGCGAAAAGGCCTACGGTTTCGCCAAGACCGGCCAGACCATGCTCAATGTCACCGACGCCAAGCAGATCAAGCTCTATGTCGATGACGAACCCTTCTTCCTGCCGACCGCCAGTCTGCAGCTCTACGAGCGGGTACTCGACATGCGTGCCGGTACCCTCGACCGGGAGATCCTCTGGGAAACCGCTTCCGGCAAGCGGGTGCTGATCGAGAGCCGGCGACTGGTCTCACTGCAGCATCGGCATGTGGCGGCCATCTCCTATCAGGTGACGGTACTCAATGCCGAGGCTCCGGTGGTGATCTCCTCGAAGATATCGGGCAACCAGACCAACCAGGTGGGAGAAGAAGATCCGCGGCAGGCACGGGGGTTCTCGCACCAGGTGATGATCCCCCAGGTGCACCGAAATCGCGACTGGCGGCTGCTGCTGGCGCACCGGGTGGCCAACAGCGGCATGACCATCGCCTGCGGTGTCGACCACCAGCTGATCACCGACTGTCAGTACGAAGCGAAGGCCGAACGCTTCGACGAAGGGAGCAAGGTGGTCTTCTGTGTCGACGCCCGTCCGGGACAGCCTATTCAGCTGTTCAAGTTCATCACCTATCACAGTTCGCGCAGCGCCCCCTGTGAGGAGCTGTGCGAGCGGGCCGAGCGGACCCTCGACCGGTCGATGCGCGACGGCTTTGACAGCCTGCTCAAGGGACAGCGCAGCTTTCTGGACGATTTCTGGTCGCGCAGCGATGTCGAGGTCGAGGGCGATCCGGCTCTGCACCACCGGCCGCCGGGAGAACTGCAACAGGCCCTGCGCTGGAATCTGTTCCAGATTTTGCAGGCCTCGGCCCGGGCCGAGGGGACGGGGATTCCTGCCAAGGGGCTGACCGGCCAGACCTACGAGGGGCACTATTTCTGGGACACGGAGATCTACGTCCTCCCCTTTTTGACCTACACGGCGCCACGGGTGGCGCGCAACCTGCTCAAGTTCCGGCACTCGATGCTCGACAGGGCGCGGCAGCGGGCGCGTGAGGTCAACCAGAAGGGCGCGCTCTTCCCCTGGCGGACGATCAACGGCGAGGAGGCCTCGGCCTATTACGCCGCCGGCACGGCCCAGTACCACATCAATGCCGATATCGTCTATGCCCTGAAAAAGTATGTCGAGGCGTCCGGCGATATCTCCCTGCTCTACAACGAAGGGGCGGAAATCCTGGTCGAAACCGCCCGGCTCTGGTATGACCTGGGCTTTTTCAACCCGCGGCTGAACGGGCAGTTCTGCATCCACGGCGTCACCGGGCCGGACGAATACACCACCGTGGTCAACAACAACACCTACACCAACCTGATGGCGCGTCTCAATCTGCTCTATGCCGCCGAGACGGTCACCCACATGCGGCAGGAGGCGCCGGACTATTACGCGACGCTGGTTCATCGCACCGGCCTGCGCGACGAAGAGATCGCCGACTGGGCGGAAGCGGCGGCGAAGATGTACATCCCTTACGACGAGGAGACGGGGATTCACCCCCAGGACGACAACTTTCTCGATCGCGAGATCTGGGATCTCGCCAGTACGCCCAAGGACAAATTTCCGCTGCTGCTCTATCATCACCCGCTGGTCATCTATCGCCATCAGGTGATCAAGCAGGCCGACATCGTGCTGGCCATGTTTCTGCTCGGCAGTGAATTCTCCCCGGAGGAAAAACGCCGCAATTTCACCTATTACGATCCTCTGACCACGGGTGATTCATCGCTTTCGGCCTGCATTCAGAGCATTGTCGCTGCCGAGATCGGCGACATGGAAAAGGCCCTGCATTACGCCCGCTACGCCATTTTGATGGACCTGGCCGATGTCGGCGGCAATGTGCGGGACGGGTGCCACATCGCCTCCATGGGGGGCACCTGGATGGTAATGGTCTACGGTTTTGCCGGCATGCGGGACGAGCAGGGCGAGATCACCTTCCGTCCCCATCTGCCGCCGGCGATCCGGCGGTTGCGTTTTCATCTGCAGGTCCGGGGGCAGCAACTGACCGTCGAGATGGACCACGAAGAGGTTATCTACCTGCTGCGGGATGGCCGCTCCCTCGATATCCGCCACTGCAGTCAGGCCGTGACCCTGATTCCGGGGCAGCCGGTGCGCTTGCCCATCGGCATGGAGGACTGTTTGGACAAGGAGCGGGCCACCGGTGGACGCTGA